A region from the Vibrio sp. SS-MA-C1-2 genome encodes:
- a CDS encoding C40 family peptidase yields the protein MNVKKIKNLILIIITLTFISGCSNSEKQMRSTNKLDRSKDIAIQYNKWRGVPYQFGGNSFSGIDCSAFTQITFNELYNVSLPRTTAQQAKSGVKIAYENKKPGDLIFFKTGIKQRHVGIYAGKNQFLHASTSKGVILSRLDNPYWQSVFCQVRRVG from the coding sequence ATGAACGTAAAAAAAATTAAAAACCTTATTCTGATTATAATTACACTCACATTTATCTCTGGTTGTTCAAACTCAGAAAAACAGATGAGATCAACAAACAAACTCGATCGCTCTAAAGATATCGCTATCCAATATAATAAATGGCGTGGTGTACCGTATCAATTTGGCGGAAATTCATTTTCTGGTATTGATTGCTCGGCATTCACTCAAATTACTTTCAATGAACTTTACAACGTTTCTCTTCCGAGAACGACCGCACAACAAGCCAAAAGTGGAGTGAAAATTGCTTATGAAAATAAAAAACCGGGAGATTTAATATTTTTTAAAACAGGAATAAAACAACGTCATGTCGGTATTTATGCAGGAAAGAACCAATTTTTACATGCTTCAACGTCTAAAGGCGTTATTTTATCCCGATTAGACAATCCATACTGGCAATCTGTTTTCTGCCAAGTTAGACGAGTTGGGTAA
- a CDS encoding sulfite exporter TauE/SafE family protein, which translates to MYSEIAILALISFTTSAFNAIAGAGGGMVMMGALPIWLPSNAVVPIHGLVQLFSNGSRAYFLRKNIDYASLKTFVIGCLLGSILGGLLLQDFPTEWLPLIIGIYILLNTWVKPFIKALARFEHPVVLGAIQGAFGLFVGAPGPLIISAMKKRYCNDYAKLVATIAVFNSISHFSKLVIYIVIGFSFEAYWQIGLVMIGAAIIGSLVGKMLQSKIPTRYLQWLLTSLLTLLAINMIINVLKIQL; encoded by the coding sequence ATGTATAGTGAAATAGCGATACTTGCGCTAATAAGTTTCACAACTTCAGCCTTTAATGCGATTGCTGGGGCTGGTGGAGGAATGGTCATGATGGGGGCATTACCTATTTGGCTACCGAGTAATGCCGTTGTTCCTATTCATGGCTTAGTTCAGTTATTTAGTAATGGTAGCCGAGCTTACTTTCTTCGTAAAAATATAGATTACGCTAGTCTTAAAACCTTTGTGATTGGTTGTTTATTAGGTTCTATTCTTGGGGGGCTATTACTACAAGACTTTCCAACAGAGTGGCTTCCTTTAATCATTGGTATTTATATCCTTTTAAATACTTGGGTAAAACCATTTATTAAGGCACTTGCTAGATTTGAACACCCGGTAGTTTTAGGGGCAATACAAGGTGCATTTGGACTATTTGTAGGAGCACCTGGACCATTAATCATATCTGCAATGAAAAAGCGATATTGTAATGACTACGCAAAATTGGTTGCTACTATCGCTGTTTTTAACAGTATTAGTCATTTTAGTAAACTCGTTATCTATATCGTTATTGGTTTTTCTTTTGAAGCATATTGGCAAATCGGTTTAGTGATGATTGGGGCTGCTATTATCGGCTCATTAGTCGGTAAAATGTTACAATCAAAAATACCAACCAGATATCTACAATGGCTACTAACTTCCTTACTAACTTTACTGGCTATCAATATGATTATTAATGTGTTAAAAATTCAATTGTAA
- the mrdA gene encoding penicillin-binding protein 2 — MPYRHLHFRNYPHEKSVFIRRVIVAFLFLLIFTSALLFRMWYLEVDQFTHYSLLAKNNRIEVIPVAPRRGEIFDRNGIPLAINHLVYHLSIRKDQTENLNHELELLQQKLSLSDQKIDQINKKLQHKSSFREVDVLDLLSETQVAEYAANEFHFPGISIATSYIRYYPYGEYFTHVLGYVGKINDRDIRRLKKAELYKDYRASKFIGKLGIERSYERDLHGKPGYRVVEVNNIGKVIRTLNYQAPIKGKDIVTNLDVHLQEYAFNLLIKKQKDTKTGLVTVKQRPGAIVVLNPQDNSVLAMVSSPSYNPNDFVSGISSKKYKALLNNPDRPLLNRATLGVYPPGSTVKPQIAIAALTEGVITPKTTYNFPGWWTIPDTHSRKFRDDQRWGYGNVNIYKAIEKSVDTFFYQVVYDLGVDRLSLWMNKFGYGHSTGIDIKEESDGNMPTRKWKHLRFDTPWYKGDTISLGIGQGYWSATPLQMAKAASVIATEGRIGTPHIFKQFKDQPAKSYHEDSKAFSHVPKKYWDISREGMHLVVTKGTARSAFKNVSYKVAGKTGTSQVFGLAKDQTYNAEKLAKNLQDHALFTAFAPLNNPKILVSIVLEHAGWGKNAAPLAKEIMDYELIGKDNKPKN, encoded by the coding sequence GTATCTCGAAGTTGATCAATTTACTCATTACTCTTTATTGGCTAAAAATAACCGTATTGAAGTTATACCTGTTGCGCCACGGCGTGGAGAAATATTTGATCGAAATGGTATTCCGTTAGCGATTAATCATTTAGTTTATCATTTATCTATTCGTAAAGATCAAACTGAAAATCTCAATCATGAGCTTGAATTGCTACAACAAAAATTATCATTATCTGATCAGAAAATTGATCAAATTAATAAAAAGTTACAGCATAAATCATCATTTCGAGAAGTGGATGTATTGGATCTATTAAGTGAGACGCAAGTTGCTGAATATGCAGCAAATGAGTTTCACTTCCCGGGTATTAGTATTGCAACCAGTTATATTCGTTACTACCCTTATGGCGAGTATTTTACCCATGTCTTGGGTTATGTGGGTAAAATTAACGATCGTGATATACGTAGACTAAAGAAAGCTGAGTTATATAAAGATTATAGAGCCTCTAAATTTATAGGTAAGTTAGGTATAGAGCGTTCTTATGAGAGAGATCTTCATGGTAAGCCGGGCTACCGAGTTGTTGAAGTCAATAATATTGGCAAGGTGATTCGGACGCTGAACTATCAGGCGCCAATTAAAGGAAAAGATATTGTCACTAATCTTGATGTCCATCTTCAAGAGTATGCCTTCAATTTATTGATTAAAAAGCAAAAAGATACCAAGACAGGATTGGTTACCGTTAAACAACGACCAGGGGCAATTGTTGTTCTTAATCCTCAAGATAACTCGGTATTGGCTATGGTTTCTAGCCCTAGTTATAACCCTAATGATTTTGTATCGGGTATTTCATCGAAAAAGTATAAGGCGTTGCTTAATAATCCAGATCGTCCACTGTTAAATAGAGCCACTTTAGGGGTTTATCCTCCTGGTTCAACCGTCAAACCGCAAATTGCTATCGCGGCTTTAACTGAAGGGGTCATTACACCAAAAACAACCTATAATTTTCCAGGTTGGTGGACAATACCTGATACACACAGTCGAAAATTTCGCGACGATCAACGTTGGGGATATGGCAACGTTAATATCTATAAAGCGATCGAAAAATCAGTTGATACTTTCTTTTATCAGGTCGTTTATGATCTTGGAGTCGATCGATTATCATTATGGATGAATAAGTTTGGTTATGGTCATTCAACCGGGATTGATATTAAAGAAGAGTCTGATGGTAATATGCCCACTAGAAAATGGAAGCATTTAAGATTTGATACACCTTGGTATAAAGGCGACACTATTTCTCTCGGTATTGGACAAGGTTATTGGTCGGCAACGCCTTTGCAGATGGCGAAAGCAGCCTCTGTTATTGCTACTGAAGGACGGATTGGAACCCCACATATTTTTAAACAATTCAAGGATCAACCAGCTAAATCTTACCATGAAGATAGTAAAGCATTTTCTCATGTTCCTAAAAAATATTGGGATATCTCTCGTGAGGGAATGCACCTTGTTGTTACAAAAGGAACAGCTAGATCTGCATTTAAAAATGTGTCTTACAAAGTCGCAGGGAAAACAGGAACAAGCCAAGTTTTTGGGCTTGCTAAAGATCAAACATACAATGCGGAAAAGTTAGCAAAAAATCTTCAAGATCATGCTCTTTTTACTGCATTTGCACCATTGAATAATCCTAAAATCTTGGTCTCTATTGTTTTAGAGCATGCTGGTTGGGGTAAAAATGCCGCACCGTTAGCAAAAGAAATTATGGATTATGAACTTATCGGAAAAGATAACAAACCTAAAAATTAA